AGCTTGTTCATACCTTGTCCATCTTCTCCCGTGATTATTAGCTGACCATCCTGACCAAGGGTTGCTTCCGTCAGGTCAACCGACATGCTTTCACCTTGTCCGTCTGATATAGTTTGGATTGCATGTACACCTCCGTCGCCTtgttgctgcagctgcagGAAGGTAATGAATGAAGCGAGTCAGATTATTTACCGCTTCGTGGTACACGCCAGCACATCACTTACGGTTGCAATTCCTTGTACTTGTGCGGTAGTTCCGTCCGGTAACGTGATGATAGGATTGTTGGGATCAACCTGAATGAGTGACACGGTACCATCGGGGTTCTGTATGGTCTGCAATACGGTGTGAGTGAActgtaagagaaaaaaaacgaaaggaacaatttgttaatttttggaTAGAGACATTCAGATTACCAccttatgcaaaacaaatcaaaactcagtaacaattaataaaattagaaTAATGCGGGATAATTAATGAATTAAACAAAGTGGATAATCAACTAATCGATCAAACGATGCTAGATCTAATGGAAATTATTTGAagaactacaacaaaaaagtgagtaaaaaatcaaaaacacgCAAGGAGCGATATCGCAATCAAAAGGGAAATAACACGGCAACGGAACCAAAGACGCGCCTTTTCCTCATCACGAAACAGCTGATCATGACAAGGACTAGCATAcggcaaaacaagcaaacaaaatgtcaaTCCAACTCAAAAATAACTCAAAATGGGCACTCCGAACGGAAAATGTTGGTAATACACACAAAGCATCACAACATCGAATATAAGTTTTGCTTAGTAGAAAATTGGTGTTAGTACGAACATCCACATCGCTTAGAGCCATCGAGTCTAAGCAAACCTGCGCGTTCAGGGTCTGCGAGGGTGAGGACTGTTGCTGTATCTGGATGGTGCCGTCCGGGTTCTCCTTTATGATCTGCCCATTTGCGCTGGTGATCGTCGTCGTGGTCTGTCCGTTTGACTGtgcctgttgttgctgctggtgctgctgcggGTGCGCTTGATGGATGATGATTTGCTGTTGCCCACCGGCACCgttggtgatggtggccgTCGTTGTGTTACCACTGCCGGCCGAGCCAACTGTCACCACGCTGCCGTTTTCAATCTTCATCACATCAACCTGTGAGGCCCAACAATCccggggtttttgttgtttgcaacGTGAACCAAGTCAGAAAGAAATAGGACAGCGACACGGTCAACACGGATATTCGATAGCAATTGATCGTGATTGAAGAAAGTGCGTCACTTTGTGCATCAGACGATCCAAGCAATCGCGGTATGCAGCAATACTTACATTCGAACTAGCCGTTGCTATGGCGTTCGCTTTCTCGTCCTCTTCACTGAACGCGGGCAGCAGATCTTCTCTGCCGTGGTATTTGTAACAATTTATGACAATTTTTCTCAGTGCGTGAGTCCAGCTTATCTGTGCGTATCCATCCCCGTAAAAGATTAATGGTACAACATGTgtgaaaaaaatcacttttttaaaccaaaaaacccACCGGTTAATCTAACCCATTTGCAtttaccttttgtttttcctcctcaGTGCGTGCATCCATGCGAACGTTAGCCCAGGGTAGCTCCTTTGGCCACCAGGGTGGCCTGGTGGAGTCTCTGCCCCAACCCGGCTTTCCTCGCCCGGTCGAATACTTCAGCATCAGCGGAATGAACGCACGAAGCTGTGCCTGTGTCATCTTCTCCACTGGTGTCGGTATGCCGTCGATGATGAGCGGCGGAAGTTCAAACAGGGAAGGATCATCCTGAACCCGTGGCGGTGCCTGAGCGGCCAGTGCCTCATCCAGCTTGTCCATCACGTTATTGCGCAAATTCTTCAACACATCCTCCAGCGGTTTGGCTCCAAATACTTTGTAGAtattgtttggtttgccagGGGTGGCGACCAACACGACCGCCTGCTGTCCAACACGCGTGGCGTACTCGAAAATCGTTTGCTGGGAAAAGAGGGGGGAAAACATCACCAGATGCCTCAATGCGTCCGAAACGATACCTAACGCTGAATTGCTGGATACATACTCGCAACTTCCGCAGCAATCGGTTCTGCTGCCGCTTGCGGATGGATGGGTTCGTCTCGAATGAGTGAGGccgctttttcttcttggaCGATGTGATGGCGGCCGCGGCTGCAACACCGACGACACCGGCTGCCACCAGCTGTGCGGTGACTTCATTCTCCATGGCAACGTTGATAAGGTTCCCATCATCGTACGCactgcccggactgctgggattgtcatcgtcatcgtcgtctgATGCACCGGTAATGTTGTCATCCTCGACGTACTCCATTGCGTCCACTGCGTTTATGGTTATGCTCATCCTGGATGTGTTTTGTTACACTGTAAGTACCAATATTTACATCTTTTGCTAAGAGCTCCAATGTTTACATTGTCTATTTAACAGAGGGTTTTGATTTATGCACCAGTCTATCTTGAATGGATTGAAGTAAGAGAGTCGATAATTGTCGTAATTCGTATTGTAATTCTATCTATTGTAGAATCCTGTAATATTTAAActtgatttgtttattattgatttttttttgtataacacGTCTAAAACCTTGAAATATAGGATAACATaaaatgaattgtttattttatcctAAAGTATGTAATAAATACTGCTAGTTGTATTATAATTCCATACTACCAATatgttaaaacaatatttgtttctaAGCGTCCCTTAACAATATTAATCGTCAAAAATGTCCCATGTCTGCCATCATGTAATTTTATGCAATATTGAAAAAGAACCAAGCAGGAACAGCGCGGCCATTGTTTTACGACGCCCGGCACAACGCGATCTGTTCAACACACGGTGCATCAAGGGAAGCATGTATTCAGCCCTTTAAACCCTCCACCGTACACCCTTCACCTATCCTTCATCCTTACCATCGCTAACACTTCCCTTTGTTATGGCACAGCATGGATGAAATCCAAGCCAACAACCTATGGGTTCTATGTTCTATGCTCCATGCTCGTGCCGTGCCGTTGCgttagtgtgcgtgtgtgtttcgagTTTACTTTCCCCTCACACCGCGCTTCGCGTAACCGCGTGCATGTACAACAAGGGACACGGCAACGAAGTGATTCATTTTTCGGGGCCTGCTTTTCCATTTGTGAGTGCAATTTTCGTTGCCAAGGCGTTGATGCATGGCTGGCATTTAAACTTCATATGCAATGCATTTCGTATCGCCACATGgcgagatgaagaaaaaaaaaagacttttcACTACAATTCTATTGCCCATATTGCGGCCACGAACAACATGGTGGCCGATGAAAGAAATCTCATCCCGAGCGCTTCAACGTGAAAATTGTTCACGGCGTACCTTTTGTCACGATAGTGCCCACGATCGCATGGTTTTTTCACCGCACAGCCTGCCAAGACCACCAGCCCCGATGGCTTTGGTTTCGACATGATGAACATGATGTTCGCCTTGCTGCCCAAGGGGGAAAAATACACACGCTCTCACGATGGACGATGCGaattttcttccatctttGCCACGCACGGCACCGTAAAAAATCCGGTTTTTCTTAGCTGCACACCGAAAAATCACTAATTTCCCGCACGGCGACTGCATTGCGACTGCGGAGACTCACGGtttgtttacagttttttGCCATTCGACTCAGCTCATTTCCCAAAATCAAGCGCTATTGGAGGCCTCAGCGCATGAAATTTTCCCGAGTTTGCCCTTTTGCCTTTTACCAAACACcaaccacacaacacacattatTCCTGAGCAAGCCCAGTTAAATTTTCGCGTTACGCACCTGCGTGAAGTTTACAAAAATAGATCCCGTCCACGAACGGCcgacatcaacaacaaaacgctggtgatggtggttcCAAATCACTTTTTGCACCGTTTCACGCGCGGATTTCACTGAAAATTAGGCTTATTTTTCCGGAAAAACCAGCTCGCTACTTTTCCACGATTTCCACAGCCGGACTCGTATTGATTTTTCCACACAGCGAACACATGCAaacgtacaaacacacacgactCATCAACACACATGcatctatacacacacacacacgaacgccCTTGCTCGAATTCTCGACTTCGAAAAACAACGCCGTGTGCGCTGTTCGAATATGCCATCTACGAAACGGTTTAAATTCGAAACGACGGTTGCAAAGAACATCAAGACTCTGCGTTACTTACTCATTACTTCGTGTTCACTCTTTCATGTATTTGTTATGTTGATTCACACAAGCGAGATTCAAAAGATTGCACAATGTATAATATCTTGTTTTGTTAGGTTTTATTGGAATTTCGACATAAATATAATTGTTTGAAGACATATCGTCAAGCTTCAAAGCATAATGGAACGATtgcttttcgatttgttttacaGTGTTTAATTATGTTAAACTCATATAATAAAATGACGCCAACACTTGGTTTTCCTTGTCGCAGTACAATAATACCTAACAATAACTATCTTGTCCTGGTAGGTTCTTTTACAACTTCTAGTTAGGGAAAGATTACAACAAGCGTATGTGTCACAAAGGTCAGGATGGCCACTTTTACATCAAATAAGAATAGTTCAACGCTTGCTCTTTAAACGAAGTAACTAGGCTAGACACAGGTAGCTAGATTCTTTTTTGCTACCGAACTATCAACcagcgaagaagaagaagaagaatggcTTAAATGGCGCTGAAAACTTGTTTgggaattattattaataaacgATTATGCTTATTACACTAACCTCATCTACTTGCCAAGCTTTTAGGCCGCAGTCAGTGgttaaatatatattttgatttgtttcgtaTGCCACGTGAAACGCCATGGCACTAGGCTGTGGATGGAGAATCCAGATGAAATGTAGATTAGCTCCACCACGTTGCAATGGGTAGTTTATCAAAAAACGAGTTGAAGGAAGTAGAGCTTGAAATATACTACGATTATATATACTACTACTTTACTCTCACAATCTCATCAGCACACTGCCTCATTTGTTCGGATCTTGTTTGCAGTTGGTCTTTCGAACAGTACAGGGATttgattccattttccacttaAAGAAAGATACTTTCACCTCATAAGAATGTAGCGTTCACTATCAAACGTATGACGCTTTCGTAACGGAAAGGCAATATAAAAAGATCAATAGTTGACGAAAGGTTTGCCAATCAAGTTGACCTCGACCTCATTTTGGTGGCAATAAATTCCAACTATTCGTTTTTCGGAAACTTCGCCAATCGGGCTCCAAATGTCGTGCAGCTTCACAAATCTTCACACCGTTTGAAACTATGAACACAAAGCGTAAACTACCAGTTTTGCCGCAATACGGAGCGCACCATTTTCACTAACTTTTCGGTTCCTTATTTCCGACCGAAAACCAGCACCGGCAACCGCTTTGCGAAACTCAAGTACAATGTTGCCCTTCACTAGGCAGCTAGCTTAGCTAACATGTAGCTAGATGACCTGGTGAACGACCGAATTGTAAACTTGAAGGTGCGGACACATCTCCTGTCCGCTCTAGATGATTGTTCTAACGATCCGTGAACGTGAAAGAACCATCCGTTCGGTCGTCCATTCTTTTTATACGTtacttccgtttcgtttcagcGTCCGAAACGATACAGTTTTCTCCGTTCGATGTACATGATTAGCGGCGGGGCACACATTGACGCCCGGCGACGGCTTATGCAGGCGTCTATGGAGAACAGGAAATAAGGATGTGATAAAGAAATTTCCCCGCCTAGTGCTATAGCGCACAACACATGTAGATGGCCGTGTAAGGCCGCTGCGAATACAATCGTGAGCCACGTTCGATGATGTCCACCGAGACGTAACCATGCGGTCGGGTTTTATCTGGCTTCATGAGCTCATTGCCATTTTTATCAGTTCCACTACTTCGGCCAGAATCTTTTCACCGAGGATTGTTTCGGAGGGATCGAAGAAGTTGAATgtgtattgtttcattttgttctacaaaaaaaatctttaggCGATAAGCACAGCACGACTTATGGTTTCGATTGGGAATTCTTCAGATTTTCCAACTTCGCACATGGCCAACACATTTCTAGGGCAATGTGTACACACGTACGCACACGCGAAATACCGCACATTCGAAGTAGATAAACATTAGCACTGCGTAGAAGTTTGGTGCCCATCATTCGCACTATTCCTTAGGATATTTTCTCGATCAAGCCTCAATGTTTTACAACCCGGGAGGCTTTTCCAGACAATGACACCATATAATCAGGGTGTTCAGATACGCACTATGCACGAATTACTATCGTTTTTGAGGTTCAAAACACTAGAGTAAAATATTAGTCATCGTTTTGCGACTGTAGTGTAGCtttgtacgaaaaaaaaaacaaccagctCCTCGCCAAGACAagtatcgtttcgtttgttttcttgcaaTCGAGAGCGCGGGCTCCATTGCGCAGCTGCCCGAAAGTACATCAAATGTTTGACATTGCCATTGGGGTTTTCCGCGaagcggggggggggggggccggTTTGAAATGGGAGCCCAAATTGGAGTGGAAAACCTTTCTCACACTAGcgcaaaaaatgaacaaccaaatggggtttttttatacattGGAAAAAGCTGCCGGCCCCAACGAAACGTTAACGAAAGGATCACCAATCCTGAAGTTTTACTTGAAACTTGTGTTGTGCAAGAGAAAGGCTAGGGAATGGCGTGTTTTGTCAGCAGATCAAACCAAATTAGTACATTTTATGTAGCCAGGTATTGTTACGAGATATGTCACTTGATTTCAGAACAAAGCTAAAGCTTGGATTCTAATAGTATTCGTATCAATTCGTATCAATCTATTGTATTGTATATTCGTGATTCCCAATCTTACACCGACTAATATCAAGAGCTTATAATGTGTcttgaacacaaaaaaaacaatcattactAGACATGTTGTCCCATCGGCAACAAGATTCTCCATTGGGGATTCGTTGTCATATTGCGAATTAAACTCAGAGCTGATGTGTTCTTAAGTATAACAGACTCCCCATTCTCGTGATTTTCGGTTCTCGTGATTTTCTATACTGTCTACCGAAAAGTAATAAACAATAGTTGTACGCAGTGCAGCGTGGATGGGCTAAAAAATACTTTGACTCACGTGATCAATTCGTAATGCTGCAAACCGTCGTTTTAAATATTCACGCAGGAACTGTTGTGAATTGGcttgaaataaaactaaacttaaTTGGCTAAGGAACCATTTCTAACTATTTTCAATAATATGATTTAATGAAAAGGTACAAAATGCTGCAAACGCGCCTAATAGTAACATGTATATCCTCGAGGAAGTAACGAATTCCACATGCATGGAATGAACAAAGTTCAACTGTGGTAATGTTGTTGTACAACCATCAGCTGTGGGACTACGTTTCAACCTTTTTTACGCAAAAGAGCGATAATTTTGAGTGATAAATCGTCATCCCCGAACGCAATgatgcaataaattataaaaacgaGTGATATTCATGAAAAATGCTTTTACAAAATGTTCTACTGCCATAATTTTACGAATAAAAACATTTGGTAGATTTTCCCTTCGTGTACAGAGAGCTGCAGCGCGAGAACAGTCACCAATCCACCCGCAAAATGCGCCATCAAGCAACCCGTCTCGCTCCTGCACACACAGTGTTGAGCCAATTGTCATTCGGGTGTATGTAGTGTGGTACATGTCAAAACGGCAAGAAGTTGGCCGGAGTAggaatttcttttccttgtgCACGAACTTTTCCATGCAAACCATGGAAATCGCGATtgttggatggaaaactgtttCCATCAAGTGTGCGGAACCATCGAAGTATTAAAGTGAGTTCGAAATACGCACAAAAAagcttttgctgttgtgtcGATTAGAAAGAAGTGTGCCCTTTGTGTTGTGGTCGGTTGGAAAGTTGGTGCAGATAGAAATGCATGGCAGGTTGTGGGTATGAAGGGAAGTGAACGACGGCGGGAGAGAAGCGGCCTAACCCCCACCTCCCTCTGAAGTTTCAACCAAAGTTCCAACATTCATTGTACGTTTGGGCTGTACAATAATTTGGACCCTTGGGCGTGCGACACGTCCCAATCGGACAGGGGTACGGAGCGGAATAGGCCATTTACTGAATATTTGATGCTATCGCCACCCCGTATCGATCCACATTTCATGTTAATAGTGCAAAACAGTCCGCAAAACATCTCTGCAATACGCATGTGTTAATGTTTCATCCCCGGGTGCGTAGGAAGGAGGTAACCTGCTTCAGGGGGCCCATTCCCAGCCCAACATCCAACGCAAACGAATCTCCGTAAAGTCTGAAGGAATTTAAAATGGGCTGCGAAGATTGAAATTGTAATCCGCGAAGGGGTGCCCAGGTGGCCAGGTGTGTGTGCTGGAAGGGGATGATGTagaaaaatgcaattgaaAAACCTGTTCACTAGCAAAAGGAGTGTGTTTCTCTATGCAGCTGATGATGAACGTGATTTGTCGATGGTTTTGGTGTAGTTCCATTAGCCCGAAAATGTGCTAACGTAACTTGTTCGCTGGGAGCAATTTCTGGTGGCAACTGTCGCTACAATGAAGatgagagttttttttgttgtatgccACTAACCACAATGCCAAGAGAGACGGGGTGACCGAATCAATTAAGTCGATTGAAAAGAAGCTCGCGGCAGCGTTGTAATAAATGTGCATCCATTCATTGAGTAAAAAAGAGCAATCAAGATTCGTCGCCGTTGGTCGCACTATTGGTAAGCAGACGAGTAGCATTTCAGTGGCATATTTTTCCCCCGGTCAGTCGTCGCGTTGTGCAGTGTAAGTGTGTGCGAGATTATCGGTGGGTGGGGGCGAAGTTACTATACGGCAAGCCAAATAATGTAAAGCAATGTCTACTGCGCTTTGCTTGGGTGCTCTTATCGAAAGTTTAAAAACTCTACTACTCACACACATCAAAGCAAGCTATGGCAGTGGCGCGTGAATCAGGCGGCGCTGGAATTCTTCCTAAATGTGTGATacatcataatcatcaccaCCCCAGAGGGCCCCAGGGCACGATGTTTGCGCGACAGggcagataaaaataaaaagcaatcaaacgcGCGTTGTTGTTTACATACATATGCTGTATGGCATTCCGTACAGACCCTCACACGTATGCAACATGGGTCAGACGGTCGTAGGGAATTATATTCGTGTCTCTCGTGATGCTTTAACCAAGCTATCAAATAGACGCGTAACGCGGAGTTTAATCTTCTTATAGGTTTCCTTTTGAATTCTTGACCCTGCCTTACAGGAACGTATGAGCATTAGTGGCAGGAACGAAAGGGGCAGGGGAGTGGAGGAGAGTTTGATCGCTTCATAAGTACAGTCActgtgagtgcgtgtgtgattTTGTGAGTGATCATGGATTCGGAAACAGACGACAACTGCTACGAGCGGAAGGACATTCCGGTCGATAGCTTCGGAGGTGACTTCTATCACAGCAGAGACGTAACCACGCGCCAGCTCAACCGACATCACCTGGCGCACTGTGCGTCCGATCTTTCCCCAGCCAATGCGCGTCCAATTTCATTGCCGGCAAAGCTCAGCAACAATCCCGACGGTGGAACGTGCGCAAACGGTCGTGATCAGCTCGACAGCGGAACGAATTTGGTCGATAGTTCGTCACTGATCCGACGGTACGCTGAGGTGACCAAGTTTAAGCAGGATATATCTTCCGGCAGTGGAAACAGTGCCAATAGGCTTTCAAAAGGGTAAGTACAGCGGACGTCTTACTCACCGAGTGAAACCCGCTTTATGCATCATTTCATTCATGGAGCTCTTTCTCATTTGTAGGCCGGATTCTTCACTGGCAATGGCAAAAAGACGACTCAGCACATTGCACTCCAGCGTTCAGCAGAACGAAGTGGAAACGATGGACGACGATATGATGCCTCTGCTCTCAAGTAATCGTGAACTCTCACAGGAAGAACTTTATGAAGTAAGACCAATGGTGGAATGGAGTTGCAAAAAAGGCAACGGTTACGTAGTATGCtttaatgtttgttatttgctttttttagtCACACACATCACTTGTCTCCAGCTCGGAAGGAGGCATTATGGCCGAGGGTGAAGAGACTTCCAGTGACGAATCGCAGGAATCGAACAGTTCGGCCAACCCGACCGCGATCGTAATGAGCCTGCTGGAACGATTGCTTCGTTCGCATCCGGTGTGGTTTTTACCCGGCATTCAACGTTCCGGCGCGATCCATCTGCTGCAGGGGAAGGAAGAAGGGGTATGTTGTTGACCCGTCGAACCGTTTGGAAGTTTAGTAATCCATTACATGTTACCTCTCATGTTGTACCCGGTTTTAGACGTTTATTGTCCGCGGTTCTAGTCAGTCAAAAACGATGGCCGTTTCGGTGCGTTTGCCGGTAAACGCAGGACCTTACATTGAACACTATCTGATACAGTCCAACAATGGGCAGTTGAGTTTGGAAAGCTCTCGCTTCAAATTTGAATCCATACCTGCGCTTATCGCTCACTACACGCAATGCTGTGACGAGCTGCCCGTTCAATTATGTCTTCCGGTAGCGCTGCGCGAGGCGAAAAATCGCCAGCAACTATCATCACTGGCGCTACTAGGCCAAGAATTCTGGCGCTATCCGATGGCTAGCTCTccgaaaccaaaaccaaccacCGTACCGGCGACAACACCGTCCGCCACCTCTAGTCACATGAACACCCCGTCCGAAGCAACGCACTCGAGCGGCATAGGCATATCCGTACTTAATCATACACCAATCGGTCATGGTACATCTATTACCGGGGGCACCTCTTTGGGTGCAGGTGGAATGGTAAACACGTTCGGGGAGACACCGACCGACACGTTCTCGACGCTGAGCAGTTTCACCGTTAGCAACGGGCAAACGCTGTTGAGTCCGGAATCGATCGACAGTGCCATCATGATGTCACCGATGACAGACCAGAACCAGACGGGGATCATTGGCAAAACGAGCACATTTAAGGCACGCAAGCAGCAAATCATTTCACCCACAACGCAACACGAGGTAGAAAAGCAAATAGAACTGTTCAACGCAAACATACTGGGGCACGGTAGCCACGGGGCTCATTCCAACGGGGACGTCACTGGCGGTGAAATGACAAGCTCAACCTCATCATCCATGGAGAGCCGACAGGGCGATGTGTTGAACGCGACCAGCACGTTAGAAAGGAAGCCCCGTGCACCTAGACCAACGCCACCGAATACGCTCAACATCAAACCGATTAGGTACAGTAAAGAAACCTTTTCCTCACCAAATCCCAAGTATGTATGCACTGATCGCCAAATTCCGTATTGCAGAagtccaccagcaccaccggcaAGACGAATAAAGCTTCAGATTGCAGAGAACAGCCCGACAGTGGAGAGAACTACATTCATGCATCAAAAAGACACGGACTTCACACCGACAACGGGATTTCCTACCAGAGATACAGCATTCCAGCGCAGAGAAACACCAGCGTTGAACACTGGCGCTTCCAACAATTCGGTACGTCCGAAACTGTAGAGATTGACAGAACGAAATGGTAATCAATCATTATGTTTAACATTTAGGGTTCACATGTAAGCAATACCGTGTGGTACTGTGATACCGACAACACTGTAGGAGATGGATCAGAGAAGCAACCACCACCTGCGGGTCAGGTGAACGATCACAAACCAGAACTCGACAATCATTGCTTCAGCGTTCCAGCAAGCACTCGCGTAAGTCGTCGTAACAAGCGAAAAGAATCGAAACACTATCAGGTGAGTACGAGATCTATTGGATGTGATCGAACCTGTGCGCATAATACATGTTGTTGTCTTACAATTGCAGGAATCGGACATTTTAGAATCACCGTCCGTCTACTGCAGAAGCACTCTCGTAGATAAGATCAGTGATTATGAGGACATTTGGACGCAAGATGCTGCTAGCAAAGCCGATCGTAGGTCCCTCCTAGGCCAGCGGCATGGAATGTTTGGCCAGGAAGATTTAAGTATGTTAGGACCACGTCGTAAACATAGGGaatgatgttttattgtaatgtttcgcactgttttctttttgtttcctctagCTCTAAAAGGTCTTGTCTCTCCGTCTATCGATTCCATGAGTTACAGACAGGGTAATTTCACCTCCTACCGTGGCCCTGCAGCGCACGGTGGTGCACACACGCATTACTCTGTCGACAATCTGGCCGTTGGTATGAGCGGTTTTGATTCTGCTAGTGATCGTGCCAGCACACCGACCGACAAACCAGCCCGTCCACCGGTGGCATTGAAAACGTTTTCACCCATACCGAAGGACGAGAGTCGTTTCGGTCGGGCGGTGTTGGCCGATTCCCGACAGCGATCGTGCATGAACATttcacacaccaccacacccGTCGGCACACCGGTGACGCTAGATGACGCAATAGGTGGCataggtggtggtggtgttggtggacaGGAGCAAAAACAGGCCAGCCCGTTCTATGCGGATCCGGCTGATATTCTAAGTAACATAATTCGTCGCAGTCCTTTGAATCGTTTGGCTTCGTCAAACAGCAGCCAGCGTCATTCGGAACCGCCAAAGCAGCTGTTTGGAAATGATGATATGCTATCTTACACGGTGCACCCTTGGGGCAATGGAAACGGATGTAATGTGAATGTAAGTGTGACGAATGATGAATAATGGTTGGATACAGTGTGTGTTCTTAAATGATGAATATTTGCAGAACAACTTTGCCGCATCTCTGGACGAGCTAGCGTTGGAGAAAAACGACTCAATGGTGTCGGGTGTTCGAATGCATGAATTGAGTATCACCGGCGGTAGTGGCGTTCACGCTACGAACGATTATGACTCTGATATCCGATGGAAAACTCCCTCCACTTCGATGAAGCCTGTTGAATCGACAGCGAAGCCACACCAGAAAAGTACAGATAGTCTAATGGGCAAACCGATCACGATACACCAGATTATTGCCAAGAAGTTGCCAGCACTGAATCTGTCGGAAAGATTGCTGGATAGCATGCTGGCGAATGATAGCGGCATCGGAGGCAATGGCGAGTCGGAATTCGGAACGTTAGGCAACAGAGGGCAGCGAAAGTCGGCCTATGATAACGTGGAGAAGCAAGCTAAtggtatatatatatatatatatttccaCTAGATTTTAAGTGCAATACTTGAagtatattttatgtttgtacTTCTTTCTCTCTGCAGCCTATGCATCATCAGCTATCAATAGCGCTCATTCGGATGATGGTACCGTTTTTTCTGAACCGTGGGATAGCTCTCAGTGGGACTCGTTCCTGCCCAACGAACGTAAGTAGATCTTTAAGTTTACCCATGCGTAGCTTTCGTATCTGTTCTAATTGTGTTGAGAACGTTGTAGAATCTTCTCTGGAAGTTGCGAATATGGGTAATAGCTACGACAACAGCAGCTCGGTTGCCAAAGACACCCGCTACCGTAAAGACGTACACCAACAGTTACCACAGTCACAGCAAAAAGTAGCTACTATACTGCGATCTCGTAGTTGCCGCGATCGAGAAATTTTATGTAAGTAGATGAAACCATGGGATGTACTTCTTAGTACGTAGTAAGAGTTTGCGTGAGCTGCTTGC
This region of Anopheles marshallii chromosome 2, idAnoMarsDA_429_01, whole genome shotgun sequence genomic DNA includes:
- the LOC128709715 gene encoding DNA-binding protein Ewg; this translates as MSITINAVDAMEYVEDDNITGASDDDDDDNPSSPGSAYDDGNLINVAMENEVTAQLVAAGVVGVAAAAAITSSKKKKRPHSFETNPSIRKRQQNRLLRKLRQTIFEYATRVGQQAVVLVATPGKPNNIYKVFGAKPLEDVLKNLRNNVMDKLDEALAAQAPPRVQDDPSLFELPPLIIDGIPTPVEKMTQAQLRAFIPLMLKYSTGRGKPGWGRDSTRPPWWPKELPWANVRMDARTEEEKQKISWTHALRKIVINCYKYHGREDLLPAFSEEDEKANAIATASSNVDVMKIENGSVVTVGSAGSGNTTTATITNGAGGQQQIIIHQAHPQQHQQQQQAQSNGQTTTTITSANGQIIKENPDGTIQIQQQSSPSQTLNAQVCLDSMALSDVDFTHTVLQTIQNPDGTVSLIQVDPNNPIITLPDGTTAQVQGIATLQQQGDGGVHAIQTISDGQGESMSVDLTEATLGQDGQLIITGEDGQGYPVNVSGMITVPVSAQMYQTMVANIQQVPNVDGTVCITPMQVHNLASNHAQQQQQQQTSSVVSTASTTTQNLTISTNVGGSNQHQATAMLANYALASNGTLLAVPQMQHHLQPGKHQRGNNVSRSSAPIGGLSMVGLNAILPSSQRGSFNISTSNLHQAQEADANNQNITNNNNNNLSQHALNVHRKSNVIPGGGTILGGTTGIGGNQIKFCIPKIEPMDEDKDCTVVSSDSGDTHSFVIQLTGPTFTTTDSKTSHQQQQQQQLKRDIELTVNEGSHLIDALSISQKMNSSGSTNSSNVEVVDQKHFGLQSV
- the LOC128708006 gene encoding protein sprint, coding for MDSETDDNCYERKDIPVDSFGGDFYHSRDVTTRQLNRHHLAHCASDLSPANARPISLPAKLSNNPDGGTCANGRDQLDSGTNLVDSSSLIRRYAEVTKFKQDISSGSGNSANRLSKGPDSSLAMAKRRLSTLHSSVQQNEVETMDDDMMPLLSSNRELSQEELYESHTSLVSSSEGGIMAEGEETSSDESQESNSSANPTAIVMSLLERLLRSHPVWFLPGIQRSGAIHLLQGKEEGTFIVRGSSQSKTMAVSVRLPVNAGPYIEHYLIQSNNGQLSLESSRFKFESIPALIAHYTQCCDELPVQLCLPVALREAKNRQQLSSLALLGQEFWRYPMASSPKPKPTTVPATTPSATSSHMNTPSEATHSSGIGISVLNHTPIGHGTSITGGTSLGAGGMVNTFGETPTDTFSTLSSFTVSNGQTLLSPESIDSAIMMSPMTDQNQTGIIGKTSTFKARKQQIISPTTQHEVEKQIELFNANILGHGSHGAHSNGDVTGGEMTSSTSSSMESRQGDVLNATSTLERKPRAPRPTPPNTLNIKPIRSPPAPPARRIKLQIAENSPTVERTTFMHQKDTDFTPTTGFPTRDTAFQRRETPALNTGASNNSGSHVSNTVWYCDTDNTVGDGSEKQPPPAGQVNDHKPELDNHCFSVPASTRVSRRNKRKESKHYQESDILESPSVYCRSTLVDKISDYEDIWTQDAASKADRRSLLGQRHGMFGQEDLTLKGLVSPSIDSMSYRQGNFTSYRGPAAHGGAHTHYSVDNLAVGMSGFDSASDRASTPTDKPARPPVALKTFSPIPKDESRFGRAVLADSRQRSCMNISHTTTPVGTPVTLDDAIGGIGGGGVGGQEQKQASPFYADPADILSNIIRRSPLNRLASSNSSQRHSEPPKQLFGNDDMLSYTVHPWGNGNGCNVNNNFAASLDELALEKNDSMVSGVRMHELSITGGSGVHATNDYDSDIRWKTPSTSMKPVESTAKPHQKSTDSLMGKPITIHQIIAKKLPALNLSERLLDSMLANDSGIGGNGESEFGTLGNRGQRKSAYDNVEKQANAYASSAINSAHSDDGTVFSEPWDSSQWDSFLPNEQSSLEVANMGNSYDNSSSVAKDTRYRKDVHQQLPQSQQKVATILRSRSCRDREILCHPRNRSSHNGPGESIATYAFYLASKADTTFSRNISNFIACTKESKAVPHPQVVMRNMRQFMSGMKNYLVKHGEGDFAGEVQKARAQLKADEFLNLDSILEEVMHKLVILPLREHLYGLFVDYYSQSGDIQLIVEKVRSTAGRGPLAFGIKGNVIPPSPTAMRQIATLFVRLQEAELPLAKLDLLLAAVSTIFEATTCCNGQQLSADDFLPVLVMVVAHCGFIGAEIEAEYMWGLLQPSLLSGEAGYYLTALCSAVHVLKNFSLSEQEGTSTLDWDSSTMPNCSSVLRVIIPDEYNGSIQTRTLPIRPHTTTKEVCRIIAHKARITNAQDYGLFKLIDGEETLLHDTECPQDVRMTAKGKHFMIAYKRIDAKIAWPTVMPNNAASNNTMTTSTTNTTNATANNAIITTTTTTTTTASDNQLKV